AAATGGGTTCGGCCAGGAACATGACCTGTCCAAATTCAAGCGGTTCCGCGTTCTCGGCCTTTATATCGACGATCCTGCAGGCAAACTCTGCCTTCACTTCGTTCATTAACTTCATGGCTTCCACTATACAAAGGACATCGCCTTTCTGCACAACATCCCCGACCTGCACATAAGGATCGGCATCGGGCGACGAAGCACGATAAAATGTCCCCACCATGGGCGCTTTGATCTCCTTATAGTTCTTGCCCAGACCCGCGGCCTCGGCGGCAGGCGCTTGCTGTCCTGCCATCCCATGTGACGCGACAACGGGGGCGGCAATGACCTGTTCGACAACACCCTGCGCCTTTTTGGACAACTTTATC
This genomic stretch from Candidatus Omnitrophota bacterium harbors:
- the accB gene encoding acetyl-CoA carboxylase biotin carboxyl carrier protein; the encoded protein is MNIKRIKELIGLMNENGLTDVEIEEEGVRIKLSKKAQGVVEQVIAAPVVASHGMAGQQAPAAEAAGLGKNYKEIKAPMVGTFYRASSPDADPYVQVGDVVQKGDVLCIVEAMKLMNEVKAEFACRIVDIKAENAEPLEFGQVMFLAEPI